A window of Cryptomeria japonica chromosome 3, Sugi_1.0, whole genome shotgun sequence contains these coding sequences:
- the LOC131036767 gene encoding U-box domain-containing protein 14 — MDDRVVGTVTNSITGLKTELKRLVGLVTEEDDCRLEVLDEISKTVMAIKELKFSLDPVKTDPMARYFLCPISSDLMADPVVLASGQTYDRAYIQEWFDADHVTCPKTEQVLQNTVLTPNYVVQSMIQEWCYSRGLEPPAKSTNRTSESDITPQEAKYVNILLQKLTGPCQFKQREAARELRVLTRKKPNHRVYLGRSKSISVLISLLESPDSETQEHAVTILLNLSIFNENKALIAEEGGIHPIAKVLKNGASMAARENAAATLFSLSSVDENKVKIGSSTAAIPGLVDLLRDGNSRGKKDAASALFNLCINEANKKHCVKAGLVQLLLKFMRISEEQRGGMGDDELLAILALIASCEEGAKAIGEGGGIPICVGVIVKETSPRNKENAVGIMAELCARDSRYVKEAKNAGGYMELLDLSLNGTCKARRKANKLLDRINRQHRLATI; from the exons ATGGATGATCGAGTCGTGGGTACTGTGACAAATTCGATCACAGGGCTTAAAACGGAGTTGAAAAGACTCGTGGGTTTGGTTACCGAGGAAGACGACTGCAGACTTGAGGTTTTGGATGAGATCTCCAAAACTGTAATGGCCATTAAGGAGCTCAAATTTAGTCTCGATCCAGTGAAGACGGATCCCATGGCACGCTATTTCCTTTGTCCCATCTCCTCCGATCTCATGGCAGATCCTGTGGTGTTGGCTTCAGGGCAG ACATATGACCGGGCTTATATTCAGGAATGGTTCGATGCAGATCATGTAACATGCCCCAAAACAGAGCAAGTGTTACAGAACACAGTCCTGACACCCAATTATGTGGTCCAATCTATGATCCAAGAATGGTGCTATTCTAGGGGCTTAGAACCTCCTGCCAAATCGACCAATCGCACCAGCGAGAGCGACATTACGCCACAGGAGGCTAAATATGTTAATATTTTGCTGCAGAAATTGACAGGCCCTTGTCAATTTAAGCAGAGAGAAGCTGCCCGGGAGCTTCGAGTACTCACCAGAAAAAAACCTAATCACAGGGTTTATTTGGGCAGATCCAAGTCAATAAGTGTATTGATCTCTCTGCTGGAGAGCCCTGACTCAGAAACCCAAGAGCACGCTGTGACTATTTTGCTGAATCTGTCAATATTTAATGAGAACAAAGCTTTGATTGCAGAGGAAGGAGGCATTCATCCCATTGCAAAGGTACTGAAAAATGGGGCGAGCATGGCTGCCAGAGAGAACGCGGCTGCAACTCTTTTCAGCCTTTCTTCTGTGGATGAAAACAAAGTCAAAATTGGGTCTTCTACTGCAGCAATCCCTGGTCTTGTGGATCTTCTAAGGGATGGAAATTCTAGAGGCAAGAAAGACGCCGCATCTGCTCTGTTCAATCTATGCATCAATGAAGCCAATAAAAAACACTGTGTGAAAGCTGGATTGGTACAACTTTTGCTAAAATTCATGAGGATTAGCGAAGAACAGCGGGGGGGAATGGGGGATGATGAATTGTTGGCGATTCTGGCCCTAATTGCGAGCTGTGAGGAGGGTGCCAAGGCAATTGGAGAGGGCGGCGGGATTCCCATATGTGTGGGTGTTATTGTAAAAGAAACTTCTCCTCGCAACAAAGAAAATGCAGTTGGGATAATGGCAGAACTGTGCGCCAGGGATTCCAGATATGTAAAGGAGGCAAAGAATGCAGGGGGATACATGGAATTGCTAGATCTGAGTCTGAATGGAACATGTAAAGCCCGGCGGAAGGCCAACAAACTATTAGATCGCATCAACAGACAACATCGATTGGCAACCATCTAG